The window TATAAGTTCATGTCCTCCACCTAATACCTGTGGTAAAAATAATCCTAGTATTCCTGCCATTAAAAATGGTATCATTGGTCTAAATTCAACAGGAAGCCACTTTTTTGAAGTATAAAAATCTTGTGTCTTCATAAGAGTTTTATTAAAAAATACACCAAATATACCTAATATTATTCCTAATATAATTAAATATATATATTGATTTAGAGGCAAAACATAAAGACGTCTAAAATCAAAAACTGGTTTTAAACCAAAAAAGTTCTTAGCTACAAAATCAGCTGTAAGTGATGCAGACATAGCTGATAATAAAACTAATGGATAAAAGTTTTTATGAACTTCTTCTAATGCAAACATCACTCCAGCTAAAGGTGCATTGAATGCAGCCGCAAGACCCGCACTAGCTCCACTAGTAATTAAATATTTTTCTTCTATCTTTACTCTTTTGAAAATTCTTGAAAAACCCTGACCAACAGAAGCTCCAATTTGAACTGAAGGACCTTCTCTACCTAAAGACAAACCTGCTCCTATCGCTAGAACTCCGCCTATAAATTTTCCAACAATTATTCTAAGCCAATTCACATTTAACTTTCTAAGCAAAATCCCTTCTACTTGTGGAATTCCACTTCCTCCAATCATTGGTTCTTTTTTTATCATAATTCCAACTATATACGCAAGTAAACCTAATATTATAAACCAAATAGGAATCAAATAACTCTTCTGTGTTTGTAAAACATAGATCTTGTGAGTTAAATCTCCTACTTCTTCTAATAAGAATCTGTATAGTACTACTAACAAGCCAGATAAAGCACCTACTACTATACCTTGCATAACCAGTTTCAAACGGAAATTATGCCAATGAAACAGAGTATTATAGGTATTATTCCTATCTTTCATACTAATACGCCTTCCTTTCTAATATCTTAAAATACACACTAAAAAATTCGTCTACTCGCTAACGCGGTGACTCATGTCGCCAACGATCCTTACAGGCTCCGTTGCTCAAAAATAGTTGCAAGTACAACCTTTTTCAATAAGGTATACACAAAACAAAAAATGATATACCTTCCTTAAGAATTAAAAAATGACCTATGATTAGGTCACCTTAAATTAACGCTAAAGCTTATCAGTTATATCAATCTTTTCTCTTATATACCTAATGTCTTTAGCGATCATGGGTATTATCCCTAAATAATTTATTCCAAATAGTAGTATAACATAAAAAGGTACAATTATGATTAAAAGAATAGGACTTACAACTATTAACCCTATTAATATTATAGGTATTATTACTTTAACTATAAATTTTAATACCCCAATCATGTCTTCTCCATACTTAATTCTTTTCTCAAATTCTTCTTTTGTCTCCAAAAAATCTTTACAGTGTGAGCAAAAATATTCTCCGTTGTATATTTCTTTTTCAAAGTACTTTATCTCTTTTTTACATCTAGAACAGTTCATAATTTAAGCTCCTTAAACATAATAATCAATATGTCCACCCTGAACTTCTTCTGGTTTTTTCAAATTTTTATAAACTTCAAATACAGTTTTATTAACACATACTCCAAAATAATTTACTATAAAAATACTAAACCCCATTCCAAAATCACCTGAGAAGCTTAGTATATAAACTGCACAACTTATAGGTAAATATAATACTCCACATTGAAACATCATTTTTATAGTAAGTCCTAAATTGTTCATTAATACATTAATACTTTCTTTTAATCCTGAAATTAAAGATATATTTTCTGCCACTATTACATATTCCGCATAAAAAAATGGCATATACAAAATAGATATCCAAATAAAAGCTTCATCTATAAAACCCAATAAAAAAGGTATATAGCATATTAAATTTAATAAAAACAATCTACACCAAAATTTATTTCCAAAATATATAAAATCCCTTAAAGAACAACTTTTATTCTTAATATCATTTATACTACCTAAATAACCCGCCTCTATAAAGCTCATTAAGCATATAAAAGTAAGAAAAAGAAATATATTAAATAGTGTAAGTTCATTTATAATTCCAAGAAATGCTCCATTTCTATATTCAAGTAAAGGACTAGGAAAATTTTTAATCATATGCTTTACACTAGGTGGTGCAGATATTATAGCCATTTTAAATGAAATCATATTTAAAGCTGGAATATATTTTGTATTAAATATTTTTTCATAGGAAATTAAGTTTAGAATATCCATAATACAAGGTATTAAAATTATCCATATGGATTTATTTATACTTTTTATAGATTCTTTGAATATTTGTTTTAAGTTCATTACTCACCTCTTGTTATAAAGTCTGCTATCAAATATAATCTAATTATACCATTAATTGGAGGTCTTTTATGAAAAAACACAGTTTTTTAATAACGTTTATACTACTTTCATTATTTACTTTTTTATCTTACTCTTATCAAAGGGAAAACTACGAAGATGTAATTAAACCTTATATAAATATAGAATCTGAAAGTTTAGGTACGATAAGGAATATAGAATTTTATAGTATCTCTAATCATCCTAGCTTAATAATTTTATCAACTAAAAACGAACAAGGTATAGATTATTCATACCTAAATCTATTAGATATAAATACAAATAAAATAACACAAATTGATAAATATAAATCTCACAAATATCTAAATAACTTTGTAACTCGTGATCATTTTTCGTCATATAATATAATAACTGCTTGTAATTACGGAATAGTTAATACAGAGGTAGAATATGATGATGATGGCTTACTTAAATTTAATCCAGAAAAACAAGATATATTCAAATTTGAAAATGCAGATAGTATGGACTTTAAAAATGGTGCATTGTTTTTTTCAAGCAAAGGTGATGATTTGATATATAAGCAAATCTTACATAATGATTTTTTTGCATCATTTACAAACAATAATACACCTAATCAGCAAACATTTTATAAAAAACCGCTCTACATAGTCAACTCAAATTCACTTGATGGCTGTTTATCTTATACTAAGGTCAATAAAGACAGACTTGACCTTTATAGAATGTACTATGGTGGTGAATCTATAGATATTTTTAATAAACCTCTTATTAAAAATATAGTACATGCTAGAGAATTATATAATAGTTATGGTTTTATAGGTATGAATATTAATTCTGACTCCAAATTGAATATATTTATGATTAGAAATCAAAGCGAAGATCAAGATAATTATAAAATTGATACTATTGACTATAATACAGATATGTTTGGATCAGTTCCATCTATTGACTCTTTAACATTTAACGAAGATTATACATTGGTATATACTTCATATGATAAAAATAATAAGGGTAAGATAACATCTATAGGGTATACACTTCATAAATATCAGCAACATCCAAAGACTATTTTAGAAGATGAAAATTTGTATGGACCTGTTAGAATACAAAAATATAAGGTTAATGATAAATACGTTAAAAATATTATGTATTTTACATACGAAGATGGCTTAACTAAAGTTAATTTCTGTGATATGGATGGAAATAAAATCAAAAGCATCAGCCTATAAGCTGATGCTTTAATTTTTCTATATTTTAATTATTGATTGCAATGATACCATATTTAGATGAATCTTGTGATGAACCAAACCATATTTCTCCATTCCCAACCATTACCCCTTGATAATTTACAAAGGTATCTTTAACATCTTGATTTAAAAGAGCTTCTTTTACTTCTTTAGTAAATATATTATCATAGTTTTCTATAAACTCTTGTGGAGTTTTAATTTCTCTAGTAGATTTATCATGATTTACTCTTAATGGATATAGAATATACTCTGACACTTTTTCCTTATTATCTTCAGATACGAATTTTTTTACTTCATTAAACATTTCTTCAAATTTAACAGGATCATCAATTCCTCCTACATAGTATCTATTATCCTCATTTTGATCTTCCTTTGAATTTTCATTATCTGTACTCTCAGAAACAATTACGTCATCTTTAGATACATCAGCATCTGATTTATCATCTTTCTCACAACCTGTTAAAAAGCTTATACTACATATAAGTATTAAAATAAGACTCATAATTTTCTTCATACTTATACCTCCTTTACAATATGTTTACTAAACTAGTATACTACAATAACTTACCAAAACAAATATGAATACTTGAAATTTTAACTATCATACAAAACTTTATATTTTAAATGGAATATACTGTTCTTATATAGTTACTCGAAACAGTTTTACAAAATAGAATAATTATTATACAATTGTATACACAATGCAATATCATTCGAAAGGACTTGATTTTATGAACAATAAATCTAAAGCAATTCTTTATATGCTTTTTTCATCATTTTGTTTTGCTTTAATGGGGGCATTAGTTAAATTGGCCGGAGATGTTCCTACTATAGAAAAAACTTTCTTTAGAAATCTTATAAGCACATTTGTAGCTGGCTTTTTAGTTATTAAAAACAAGAAAAATTTCTTTGGTAAAAGAGAAAATCAAAAACATCTAATTTTAAGATCTATTCTTGGAACTATAGGTATGATCGGATATTTCTATACGATAGACAATATGTTACTTTCAGATTCCGCTATGCTGAATAAGTTGAATCCTTTCTTTGTAACATTATTTGCTCTATGGTTCTTAAAGGAAAAACCCTCTCGTATACAAATACCATCTTTAATAGTTGCTTTTATAGGTGCTCTATTTATAATAAAACCTCAATTTAATATAGAAGCATTCCCTGCATTTGTAGGTGTTATATCTGCTGTATTTGCAGGTGGAGCTTATACTATGGTAAGACTTTTAGGAGATAAAGAAGAATTTTATACTATAGTCTTTTATTTCTCATTTGTATCATCATGTATAATGTTTCCTTTAATGATGATAAATTTTAAGCCATTAAGCTTACATCAATTTTTTATACTTATGATGACTGGAATAGTTGCATCCCTTGCTCAATTCAGTTTAACCTTGGCTTATAAGCTTGCACCAGCTGGCGAAATTTCAATATACAATTACACTAACGTAATTTTTTCAGGACTATTAGGATTTATGCTTTGGAGTGAACTACCAGATGCTTTTAGTTTTATAGGTTATACTTTAATAATAGGTTCTGGATTTGCTATATTTTTATATAATGCAAAACAAAAAAATGGATAAGTAATCTTATCCATTTTTTACAATATCATAAGAGCTATAAAGTTATTAATAGCATGAATACAGCAAACTACCCAGTAAGGATGCTTTTTCTTTTGTTTATATACAGTATAAGCATATGCCCATATACTTCCTACAACAAACATATGAACTACATATTGTGGACTGTAGGTATGTCTTGATCCAAATATTGCTCCAGATATTAAAATTCCTATAAACTTCCTATTATTCAAAAACTTTATCTTATTGCATATATCAATTACAATCTTTTGATATAACAGAGTTTCAATTAAAGGTGCAATAATAACACCTACTATAAGCATAAGTTTCTTAGACTCTTCTGGATCAAAAGGTGCCGCTCCATTATTATCAGGAAAAAGCATAATTACAGGGCTAAGAATTATAACAGATAAATACTGTATAAGTATTATACATAACATAAAAGTTACTACATCTGTATTGTATAAGTAATTATGAACCTTTAAAATCCGATTCTTTATCCTATCAAATATAGATTTCTTACAATCACTATAACCTTCCACTTAAACACCCCCCTATATTTAAACTTACTATTGATCTTAAATACTCAACACTACTTTTTCTTCAACTTTTTCAATATTTATTACCCTATCCTTATATTCTATTTCAAAATTACTAAATGCAGAATATAAATCTATATCTCTTAACATATGGCAAGTCATTCTAGTTCCATTTTTGCTAAATCTTAAAAGTATAGCTTTTACCATTTGGAACTGTATTCTAGATATATTTAAGTCATTATTCCCTATATCAAGATCTACACTTCTATAGTTTATATCTATAAATAAATCAACATCAAATTCATCTTCTCTTATAACTCTTACTTCATAATCACTTTCCATTTTAAAATTTCCATTTATATACATAGTATTCTCCTATACAAATTTTTTGACACTTTTTCCATTTAAATAATCACACTTATCGCCTTGATGCATATCATTAATTTCCAAATACTCATCTATCATATCTTTTATCTTCCACCACGAAGTATTCCAATTGCAAAACAGTGTATTTTCTTCAGGTGCCCTACCTATAAGTCTGTGTATTACTATATCTTTTGATATATACTGTAAAAATACACAAACTCTTTTCACATATTCTTCTAACTCTATCATTTCTATTTCTTCATTCTCATACTCACATGCCATCTTAGTTCCTTTAGCTATATAAAGTGAATGTAGTTTAACTCCATCAACTTTAAGAGCAGATAATACCTTAGCATTTTCTATAATATCATCCATATTATCATTTGGAAGGTTTAGTATTAAGTGAACTGTAGTTTCAAATCCGTATTTTTTGATTCTTATAACTGCATCAATTAACTCAGCTAATGTATGACCTCTATTTATTTTTTTAAGTGTATGATAATTTACTGTTTGAAGTCCAAGCTCTATAGATATGTTTACACCCTTTGATTCAATACCTTTTAATATTTTTAGATATTCATCATTTATAGCATCTGGTCTTGTAGACACTGATATCTCCACTATATCTTCAATAATCGCCTCATTCATATATTTTTCAAACTTATCAAGTTCCATATAAGTGTTAGTATAATTTTGAAAATATGCTATGAACTTGTTTGCCTTATATCTTCTTCTTATATAATCCATATTCTTTTCTAGTTGCTCTTTTACCGAAAGAGTATTCTCTAAAGATTCAAATCCAGCTCCAACATCTGCACAAAAACTACAACCTCCAACTCCAACTGCACCATCTCTATTAGGACAAGTCAAAGGTAGATTTAAAGGCAGTTTGTACACCTTTTCTCCATACTTTTCTCTTAAATATTTTGAATAAATTCTATATCTATCTTCCATAATATCCTCCAATTAAATTAATTTCTTATTCATTATAACAAAATTAATATTTATTTGTATTTTAAAAAATTTATAATTTACTATTCATTATAACAAAATCTCTGTTTTGAAATATATTATTTTTTTATTAAAAAACTTTGTTATTGATTTCCACAAACTTTAAAAGACTAAATTAAAAATTTACCTAATTAAAATGTTAGCTACTTTTAATCAATGTTTTACTATACAACTTAGATTGTGCTGTTAAAATATCCGTTAAGAAAGTTCTTTGTCTGACCATAGGGAGTTTAGAACTTTTAGTATATTTTATAAAGCAAAATCTTTAGTTTTATCAAAACACTGATTAAGTAGCGTTATTTCAATTAGGGTAATTTTAGCTTAAGCACAAATCTAACAATATTAAATATAAATAAAAAAAATAGCAGGAAGATTCCTGCTATTTTTAACTTATTTATTATTCAACTATTATCTTAGTTGCATTTGTAATTGGAGGTAAACTTCTTGTCATAGCTCCACCGTGATATGCTACTACCTTACTTCCCTCTTTGATATCTGATTTTGATAATTCTTTTCCTTCTTTATCAACGATCTTAGTTTCATCAGTTATATTGAATTTTATTTGATTGTAAAGTCCATTTCCTTCAACTAACATATAGTTACCTTCTAAACTCTTAACATCTCCTGTCATAGCATATACTCCTTTAACTACTACTTTAGTTGCATTAGTGATTGGAGGTAAGCTAGCAGTCATCATATTTCCATAGTATACTTCAACTTCAGTTCCTTTAGCCAAATCATCTACACTTAAGTTTTGTCCAGCTTCATCAACTATTGATGTTTTATCAGTTATGTTAAAATTTATTCCATCATTCATGTTTCCTACAAGAAACATCATTCCGTTTTTCACATTAGTTATTTGAGATATATTTCCTTCTTTTACATTAATACTTTTAACTACTACCTTCTTTGCACTAGTTATTGGAGGTAAGCTCATAGTCATCATATTTCCATAGTATACTTCAACCTCAACTCCTTTAGCTAAAGCATCAACAGTTAATTTTTGTCCAAGTTCATTAACTATTACTGTTTCGTCACTTATATTGAAATTTATTCCATCATTCATATTTCCTATAAGAAACATCTTACCATTTTTCACATCAGTTATTTGTGTTATTTTTCCATCTTTCACATTAAGATTAGCAACTACTATTTTTTGAGCATTTGCTATAGGAGGTAAGCTTCTTGTCATTTTTTGATCATGGTAAACAACTATTTTACTTTCATCCGTTATATCATCTTTTGATAATTTCATACCATCTAAATCTACTATTTCAGTATCTTCATTTATATTAAATCTTATTTGATCATACATTCCTTCACCATCAACTAATATAGTATCATTTTCTATTTTAGTAACATTTCCAAACATTTTATAAAGTCCTAACTCTTCATCAAAATATTTGCTTCCACCTGTATACATGTCTTCTTTTTCCTTTATTGATACTTTTAAATCAGAATCTACAGTTATAGTGTACTCTTTTGTATTTGTTGTTTTATCTTTTTCTTCACCCGGTCTATATGATTCAAATTTTATTATTGTTGTTCCTTCCTTTAATCCCTCTAATTCCCAAGTATGCTTTCCTCCAACTCCACAAATAGCTATATTTTCATCGTTTGAAAGTTCGCTATCTATTTTATCTTGTTGATAATTATCAGAAACAACTTTAACTATACTTTCATTTTCAATACTATAGTGCCAAACATATCCTGTAGTTGGATTTTCACTTAATGTTATGCTGTTATTTTTTTGTAAAATAACAGTATTACTCTCTTTATCCCAAGAAACATCGTATCCAAAAGTTTCACATACAAATCTTAAAGGTACAAAAGTTCTGTTGCTTATCAATTTAGCTGATGAATCAAGTTTTACTTGTTTTCCATCTACATTAGCATGTTTTTTATTAACAGGTAGTTCAACCTTCTTACCATCTAGCTCAATTGTAGCTGTTTTTGAATCAGCATCCCAAGAAGCTGTTCCTCCTAAATATTCAGTTATAAATCTTACTGGAACTATAGTTCTTGACTCATCTTTTATTAACATAGGTTTTTGATCTGGAAAAGGTACTATTTTCCCATCAATATTCACATTTATAATTTTATTTGGTGCATTGCTAATTAGTACTGGAACTGGATTTTCTCCTTGCTCTGATATTAGTATAGGCTTTCTAATGTCTATACAAGTAGTTGGCTTTTCATTTGCAAATACTGGCATCATATTAGTTAATAAACTCGCTCCTATTAAAGTTGTAGCTATCGCTTTATTTTTTATTTTCATTTTAAATTTCTCCCTCCATATTGTTGTCTATACTTATTAGACGATATGAATTTAAAAAAGTTCCATAAAAATAAAAAAATTCGCTTCATGCTATCTCATGGCTCATGTCGCCAACGATCCCTAACGGTCTCCGTTGCTCAAAAATAGTTGATATTCCAATTCTTTAATCAATATCATGTAACATTTAAAGTTATATACTTAATTGATTATAACTATTATATTTCTAGCCTATATCCAACTTTATATACTGTTTTTATTTCATCTAAGTCTAGCTTTTTTCTTAAACGTTGAATATGCATATCTACAGTTCTTGTTTCTCCTAAATAATCATATCCCCAAACCTTCTCTACTATTTTTTCTCTTGATAAAGCTAATCCTTTATTTTCAATAAGTAATTTTAAGAGTTCAAATTCTTTCAAGGTTAGCTCTATATGTTCTCCCTTTTTCTTTACAATTCTCTCTTCTAAAAATATTTCTAAGTCTTTTAAATCTAAATGATTTTTTCTTTTTCCATATCTTCTTAAAACTGCTTCAACTCTAGCTAAAAGTTCTACTGACTCAAAAGGCTTTACAATATAATCATCCCCGCCTATTTTAAGACCCTTAACACGATCTGACAAAGAATTTTTTGCAGTTAAAAAAATTACTGGTATGTCTTTATACTTTATCTTCTCCATAATCTGAAATCCATCTATATTTGGAAGCATTATATCAAGAAGAATCAAATCATAATTTTCATTTTGTACAGATTCTAAAGCATCTTTTCCATCGTAAATTTTTACTGTTTCATAACCTATCATATTTAAATTAAGTTCAATTAAATCAGATATTGCCTTATCATCCTCTACAATCAAAATTTTTTCCACTTTTATATCTTCCCTTCTTATCTATACATTGCAAAAAGTATAAGATACAAATCTTATACTTTTTGATTTTATTTTAGAAAATTGCCCAAAACAGTATTCTTTTTGCTTTCGTGTCTAATGTAACTCTAACAGTTTTACTTTTATCATATTTAAAATCCATCTCACAATGATTAGGATAAGTTAATTTATTTTTTTTTGAGAATTTCAACTTTTTAATATCATTAACTAATTTTTTCCTGTCTATATAATTTAAAGCTAATTGCTTTGCTTTTTCTATATTTATCTCTTCCCTATCCTTCTCTTCATATCTATCTATCGGTCCGTCTCCTGCCCCTATTAGCTCTCCTGTTTTAGCCTCAATATAAACATAGGGAAGCTCACTCTTTCCATTCTGTTCTAATCCTTTTTTATCCTTAAAACATACCCTCCACCAAGTTCTATCTTTTTCCATAAGCTGAATATCATCAATTAAATCTTGTGGATCTAGTTTTTTATCAAAATACTTTTCAATACTCTCTAAAGCTATTTTTTTTGCTGTTTCTCTATTTATATTTAAATTTTCTCCTTTTTTACCATATTCTCTTATAATACATTTTTCCATGTCTATAACCTTTTTTGTTCTATTATCTATTCTAATATAAATAAAATGATCTTCGTTATATCTGTATTTAATATGGGTTTTATCATTTTTATCATCCACTCCCACATTAAATAATTGAATATTTTCATTTTTCTTTACAATGTTATTCTTTTCAATAAAACCTTCTGCTACTCTTCTCATTTCTTTTATATCAACCTTATCATATTTTTTTATATCTTTTTTAATATCTATCTCATGATTGTCTATCAAATTAACAATTTCACCTGTTTGTATATCTATTCCCCCTCCATATGTAGGAGTTTTGCTATTCCCATATCCCCAGCGTACTACCCAATACTTATTAGGCCAAAGAGTATCTTCTTCTTGTAACAAAATTTCTTCCTTAAATTTTTTTGTATCTACTTTTTGATTAAAATATTTCTCTAATCCATCCAGAACAATTTTTCTTGCTTCAGCCTTTGTGATTTTAGCATTGATCTCTTTATTTTCAGCTTTCTTTATGTCATCCTCTTTATTTACCTCTTCTGTCATTAATTCGTTCTTCTGTACATGAGCATGTCCCATACATCCTGTAGTAAATAAAATAACTATTAAAACCACAGGGATTATTTTTTTAAAATTCATTTATCCTCTCCCCTTCCCTTTTACTTTCAAAAAAAGTATACTACGTGGTTTTATACAAAATATTTATAAATTGTAAAATAGTTGTAACATTTAAGGGAATATAATTCTAACAACAGTTCCATAATTGATTTTGCTTTCTATTCTGAGTTTTGCTTTATGTATTTTAGAAATTTCTGAGCATATGCTAAGTCCTAACCCTGCTCCATTATTTTTTCTTGTTCTGGATTTGTCCACCATATAAAAAGGCTCTAGAACTTTTTCTAAATCTTCTTTGTCTATTCCTATTCCTTCATCTTTTATTTCAAGAACCGTTTTATTATCCTCATCTTTGTATAGTTTTGAATCTATTTTGCTATTCTCGTAAGAAGCTTTTATAGCATTATCTATCAAATTTGCTATTAATGTCTTTACTAAATCTCTTTCAACCAGTGCTTGTCCATTCCCATATATATTTAAATTTATATTCTTACCTTCTAGTTTTGGTGTTACAGTCTGTTTTATTTCCAATAAAATATCTTCTAGATTTTCATTTTTCATATCAAAATCTTCTTTTTTTAATAAAACCAAATCCATCATTTTTATTGATAATTTTTCTAATTGCTTCCCTTCATTCAGTATATGATTCATTCCTTTTATAAATATCTCTTCATTGTATTTTGTTGCTAATAAAAAATCTGCATATCCAATAATAGATGTGAGAGGGGTCTTAATTTCATGTGTAAAATTATCAATAAATCGCTGTTTTTTATTGGCACTTTTCTCTAATTCATTTATTTTTTCTTCTACAGCTGTTGCCATTTTATTAAAGTTAGACGCTAAAATACCAACTTCATCTTCTGTATTTATGTTTACTGTTTCTGAATAGCTTCCGTTGGTAATTATTTGTGTAGCATGTATAAGTTTATGTATGGGCTTTGTAATATATTTACTTAAAAAATACATACCTACAGCTAGAAGAACAAAGCTTATCAACTCTAGTTGAATAAAAAAATAATATTGTTTTTTTCTATCTTCATACAAATAAGTTATATCTCTAACATATGAAAACTTTAAATCCCCTTCTTCTAACTTTAATAAATTGGTAATGTATAGAAATGTTTGGTCTCCTACATCTCTTATAATGTATCGTCTTCTATCTACTAATGGATTTTTTAATTCCACTCTTTCTCCTTCAATCTCCATATCTATATTGCTGAAAATTTCATTGTTATCTTTATCTAAAATCTCTATATAAATCTTTTCATCATTAGAACTCTCTAGATAACGTTTCATCATGATTTCTAAAACATTTTTCTCAAAAACTTGCGAATATGTTTTTCGATCTTTTATAATCATCTTCACTCCAGAATAAATACTAGAGTGTTCACTAAGACCTCTCTCTATTTCTCTATTTAAGCTTAAATTATGGCTATTCTCTAATAAGAAAATTCCCCCTATATTAAATACAATCAAAAACAAAACCAAAGAATATACAAATATCTTTTTCCAAAATTTCATATTACCCCCTAATTTATCCTTTTATAATATTGATTTTATTTTATCATAAATTATTTTTTTGGTAATAATATAAAGTGAAACTTAACTGAGATTAAGTTTTTAATTCAAATGATTTTTAATTGTATAATTTACATTTGTATAAATAATAACAAATACAGATTGACAAATATATATTAATATCGTAATATTATAATATAACGTACTATAGGAGGAAGCTATGGAAAACTATAAAACTAATCCACAATTATTTGATGAGTACTCAGAACTTTTAAAAGCCTTAGCTCATCCAGTAAGACTTTGTATAGCAAAAGGCCTTTTAGATGCAGGTTCTAGTAATGTATCTAATATGCAAAATTGTCTTGATATGCCTCAGTCTACTATATCTCAGCATGTTTCAAAATTGAAATCAGCGGGTATTATAAAAGGTGAAAGAAATGGACTTGAGATAATTTACAGTGTATCAAATGACAA is drawn from Tepidibacter hydrothermalis and contains these coding sequences:
- a CDS encoding TIGR01212 family radical SAM protein (This family includes YhcC from E. coli K-12, an uncharacterized radical SAM protein.) yields the protein MEDRYRIYSKYLREKYGEKVYKLPLNLPLTCPNRDGAVGVGGCSFCADVGAGFESLENTLSVKEQLEKNMDYIRRRYKANKFIAYFQNYTNTYMELDKFEKYMNEAIIEDIVEISVSTRPDAINDEYLKILKGIESKGVNISIELGLQTVNYHTLKKINRGHTLAELIDAVIRIKKYGFETTVHLILNLPNDNMDDIIENAKVLSALKVDGVKLHSLYIAKGTKMACEYENEEIEMIELEEYVKRVCVFLQYISKDIVIHRLIGRAPEENTLFCNWNTSWWKIKDMIDEYLEINDMHQGDKCDYLNGKSVKKFV
- a CDS encoding stalk domain-containing protein; the protein is MKIKNKAIATTLIGASLLTNMMPVFANEKPTTCIDIRKPILISEQGENPVPVLISNAPNKIINVNIDGKIVPFPDQKPMLIKDESRTIVPVRFITEYLGGTASWDADSKTATIELDGKKVELPVNKKHANVDGKQVKLDSSAKLISNRTFVPLRFVCETFGYDVSWDKESNTVILQKNNSITLSENPTTGYVWHYSIENESIVKVVSDNYQQDKIDSELSNDENIAICGVGGKHTWELEGLKEGTTIIKFESYRPGEEKDKTTNTKEYTITVDSDLKVSIKEKEDMYTGGSKYFDEELGLYKMFGNVTKIENDTILVDGEGMYDQIRFNINEDTEIVDLDGMKLSKDDITDESKIVVYHDQKMTRSLPPIANAQKIVVANLNVKDGKITQITDVKNGKMFLIGNMNDGINFNISDETVIVNELGQKLTVDALAKGVEVEVYYGNMMTMSLPPITSAKKVVVKSINVKEGNISQITNVKNGMMFLVGNMNDGINFNITDKTSIVDEAGQNLSVDDLAKGTEVEVYYGNMMTASLPPITNATKVVVKGVYAMTGDVKSLEGNYMLVEGNGLYNQIKFNITDETKIVDKEGKELSKSDIKEGSKVVAYHGGAMTRSLPPITNATKIIVE
- a CDS encoding response regulator transcription factor; translation: MEKILIVEDDKAISDLIELNLNMIGYETVKIYDGKDALESVQNENYDLILLDIMLPNIDGFQIMEKIKYKDIPVIFLTAKNSLSDRVKGLKIGGDDYIVKPFESVELLARVEAVLRRYGKRKNHLDLKDLEIFLEERIVKKKGEHIELTLKEFELLKLLIENKGLALSREKIVEKVWGYDYLGETRTVDMHIQRLRKKLDLDEIKTVYKVGYRLEI
- a CDS encoding CPBP family intramembrane glutamic endopeptidase, whose product is MEGYSDCKKSIFDRIKNRILKVHNYLYNTDVVTFMLCIILIQYLSVIILSPVIMLFPDNNGAAPFDPEESKKLMLIVGVIIAPLIETLLYQKIVIDICNKIKFLNNRKFIGILISGAIFGSRHTYSPQYVVHMFVVGSIWAYAYTVYKQKKKHPYWVVCCIHAINNFIALMIL
- the clcA gene encoding H(+)/Cl(-) exchange transporter ClcA, giving the protein MKDRNNTYNTLFHWHNFRLKLVMQGIVVGALSGLLVVLYRFLLEEVGDLTHKIYVLQTQKSYLIPIWFIILGLLAYIVGIMIKKEPMIGGSGIPQVEGILLRKLNVNWLRIIVGKFIGGVLAIGAGLSLGREGPSVQIGASVGQGFSRIFKRVKIEEKYLITSGASAGLAAAFNAPLAGVMFALEEVHKNFYPLVLLSAMSASLTADFVAKNFFGLKPVFDFRRLYVLPLNQYIYLIILGIILGIFGVFFNKTLMKTQDFYTSKKWLPVEFRPMIPFLMAGILGLFLPQVLGGGHELIGSLVERKYTINMVCIILIVKFIFTMFSYGSGSPGGIFLPLLVIGALTGDLYGSVIVKYFHMDSQYISNFIILAMAGYFTAIVKAPITGSILITEMTGSFSHLLPLTIVSIIAYIVTDILNSEPIYESLLERLLHKKGNNEFRGDKSKKILLEVAVCLGTELDGKMVKEINWPHNTLLVAIKRGEVEIIPKGKTTISAGDYLIALVNEDEAGEITHKLKKMAGDFVIENVNNC
- a CDS encoding DMT family transporter; this translates as MNNKSKAILYMLFSSFCFALMGALVKLAGDVPTIEKTFFRNLISTFVAGFLVIKNKKNFFGKRENQKHLILRSILGTIGMIGYFYTIDNMLLSDSAMLNKLNPFFVTLFALWFLKEKPSRIQIPSLIVAFIGALFIIKPQFNIEAFPAFVGVISAVFAGGAYTMVRLLGDKEEFYTIVFYFSFVSSCIMFPLMMINFKPLSLHQFFILMMTGIVASLAQFSLTLAYKLAPAGEISIYNYTNVIFSGLLGFMLWSELPDAFSFIGYTLIIGSGFAIFLYNAKQKNG